The Malus domestica chromosome 10, GDT2T_hap1 genome contains a region encoding:
- the LOC139188629 gene encoding uncharacterized protein: MAEVMACQATEEQPQWGGFIAGRGYKPRNREMAHQNLMNNYFNPNSVYNKEDFRHRFRMRRHVFERVLHDVQHVNPYFRQKLDIAGRPGFSPHQKVTIALRMLAYVSPADAMDDTFVVQLYKEEYLRQPNPADLDRLLRKVEYRGFPGMIGSLDCMHWQ; encoded by the exons ATGGCTGAGGTCATGGCTTGTCAGGCAACTGAagaacaacctcaatggggtggctTTATTGCTGGTCGTGGTTACAAGCCACGAAATAGAGAGATGGCGCATCAaaatctgatgaacaactacttcaaccccaactcaGTGTACAACAAAGAAGATTTCAGACATCGTTTCCGgatgaggcgtcatgtcttTGAGCGTGTACTTCATGATGTCCAACAtgtcaatccatactttcgacAGAAACTGGACATAGCAGGTCGccctggtttctcacctcatcagaaggttactATTGCACTCCGAATGTTGGCCTATGTCTCCCCAGCTGATGCGATGGATGATACATTTG TTGTTCAGCTTTACAAAGAAGAGTACCTCCGTCAACCAAATCCAGCAGATCTAGATCGGCTCCTTCGCAAAGTTGAATACCGTGGCTTTCCaggcatgatagggtcattagattGCATGCATTGGCAGTAG